A stretch of the Bradyrhizobium sp. CCBAU 53351 genome encodes the following:
- a CDS encoding GNAT family N-acetyltransferase — protein MSIVWADDLAGIDWDELSELYRIAPLGNKKPGDLALVFGNSMFRAFAREGGRLVAAGRVLADGRDCAYLCDIAVHRDCQGRGLGRDIIERLLAHCRGHRKIILYAVPGKEGFYERLGFRRMTTAMAIFEDQAAAYGRGYLTAP, from the coding sequence ATGTCGATTGTCTGGGCTGACGACCTCGCCGGGATCGACTGGGACGAGCTCTCCGAGCTCTATCGCATTGCCCCGCTCGGCAACAAGAAGCCGGGCGATCTTGCGCTGGTGTTCGGCAACAGCATGTTTCGCGCCTTCGCCAGGGAGGGTGGCCGCCTCGTGGCCGCAGGGCGCGTGCTGGCCGACGGCCGCGACTGCGCCTATCTCTGTGATATCGCCGTGCACCGGGACTGTCAGGGGCGGGGTCTCGGCCGCGACATCATCGAGCGTCTGCTTGCGCATTGCCGCGGCCATCGCAAGATCATCCTCTATGCCGTGCCGGGCAAGGAGGGGTTTTACGAACGCCTGGGCTTCAGGCGGATGACCACGGCCATGGCGATCTTCGAGGATCAGGCCGCAGCCTATGGCCGCGGCTATTTGACCGCGCCTTGA
- a CDS encoding haloalkane dehalogenase, translated as MSQQAEIQIRSVAVLGSTMAYRETGPKDAPVALFLHGNPTSSHIWRNILPLVSPVARCIAPDLIGFGQSGKPDIAYRFFDHVRYLDALIEELGIASAYLVAQDWGTALAFHLAARRPAFVRGLAFMEFIRPMPTWQDFHQVDAARETFRKFRTPGEGEAMILEANAFVERVLPGGIMRTLSEEEMAPYRTPFPTPESRRPVLAFPRELPIAGEPADVAQALQSAHASLKASTYPKLLFAGEPGAVVASRFAETFAASLQHCALVRLGPGRHYLQEDYPDAIGRSIAGWIAGIEAVRPQLAA; from the coding sequence ATGAGCCAGCAAGCCGAGATCCAGATCCGCTCCGTCGCCGTGCTGGGGAGCACGATGGCATATCGTGAGACGGGCCCGAAGGACGCGCCGGTCGCGCTCTTCCTTCACGGCAATCCGACATCGTCGCATATCTGGCGAAACATCCTGCCGTTGGTGTCCCCCGTGGCGCGTTGCATCGCGCCCGACCTGATCGGCTTCGGCCAGTCCGGCAAGCCCGATATCGCCTACCGCTTTTTCGACCACGTTCGTTATCTCGACGCGCTGATCGAGGAGCTCGGCATCGCCTCGGCCTATCTCGTTGCGCAGGATTGGGGCACGGCGCTCGCATTTCATCTCGCCGCGCGCCGGCCGGCCTTCGTGCGCGGCCTCGCCTTCATGGAGTTCATCCGGCCGATGCCGACCTGGCAGGATTTCCACCAGGTCGATGCCGCGCGCGAGACGTTCCGCAAATTCAGGACGCCGGGCGAGGGCGAGGCCATGATCCTGGAGGCCAACGCCTTCGTCGAACGCGTGCTGCCCGGCGGCATCATGCGCACATTGAGCGAAGAGGAGATGGCGCCGTACCGCACGCCGTTTCCGACGCCGGAGAGCCGCCGTCCCGTTCTTGCGTTCCCTCGGGAATTGCCGATCGCCGGCGAGCCCGCCGATGTTGCTCAGGCGCTGCAATCGGCGCATGCGTCGCTGAAAGCGTCCACATATCCGAAGCTGCTGTTCGCAGGCGAGCCGGGAGCCGTCGTCGCTTCAAGATTTGCCGAGACGTTCGCAGCCTCGCTGCAGCACTGCGCGCTCGTCCGCCTCGGGCCCGGCCGGCACTACCTCCAGGAGGATTACCCCGACGCGATTGGCCGCTCAATTGCCGGCTGGATCGCCGGCATCGAGGCAGTACGTCCCCAGCTTGCGGCCTGA
- a CDS encoding TetR/AcrR family transcriptional regulator yields MPKPSLKDAILDAGLKVMFRTGYHGTSVRDVTAAAGAPQGSFTNHFRSKEAFASEVLDRYFEITKGLVAEALDDASLTPRARLKRYLDIITGRLEADGYGRGCLIGDLSLEAAGSSEMLRTRLSEIFAEWRLPFAACISEAQRSGEIDSEFEPEELADFLLASWQGAILRMKVDRTPQALERFKTIAFKTVFKEST; encoded by the coding sequence ATGCCCAAGCCTTCGCTCAAAGACGCCATCCTCGACGCCGGCCTCAAGGTCATGTTCCGGACCGGCTATCACGGCACCAGCGTGCGTGATGTCACCGCAGCGGCGGGTGCCCCGCAGGGCTCCTTCACCAATCATTTTCGCTCCAAGGAGGCGTTCGCCTCGGAGGTGCTGGATCGCTATTTCGAGATCACGAAGGGATTGGTGGCGGAGGCTCTGGATGACGCCTCGCTGACGCCGCGGGCGCGGCTCAAGCGCTATCTCGACATCATCACCGGACGGCTCGAGGCCGACGGTTATGGCCGCGGCTGCCTGATCGGCGATCTCAGCCTCGAGGCGGCCGGCAGCAGCGAGATGCTGCGCACCCGTCTTTCCGAGATATTTGCCGAGTGGCGCCTGCCCTTCGCGGCCTGCATCAGCGAGGCGCAGCGCAGCGGCGAGATCGATTCCGAATTCGAGCCTGAGGAGCTTGCCGACTTCCTGCTCGCCTCCTGGCAGGGCGCGATCCTGCGCATGAAAGTCGACCGCACGCCCCAGGCGCTCGAGCGTTTCAAGACCATCGCCTTCAAAACTGTCTTCAAGGAGTCGACATGA
- a CDS encoding OmpA family protein, which produces MQKLFRWASKWWPGLIPLAVMWGFAAWNNTLPVEADLSARSSAALKGTVLDKTRIAVDGRDVSLVADAFSEEGRRDAVTAVETVPGVRLVDDRTRLVPEAQPFVWNAERDVVRVTLSGSAPLPAIKGRLTEAARKEVGGAEVADQMGLARGAPPRFEAAAMLLLDQIGKLKDGKITITDTKVNLSGMARELGGREAIAAALKNLPEGFSVAANDVKAPPYIFQAYKDPVAATVTLTGYVPDNTIHAAIATSAARKFFTEKVVDNLKASLGAPGSFNTAVVAALGALSRLSTGTLVVSDREVKLSGDALYEGAANDIRAGLGKDFPKNWQYKPEITVKPAAGPVDGTVCQQLFTDLLAKGKIRFAPKRADIDPDSAAILDHLIETALRCPTTNVEVAGHTDADGEDGFNRALSEKRAQAVIDYLVKAGLPASRFTAVGHGSTQPVAGNDTDDDKAQNRRIEFLVR; this is translated from the coding sequence ATGCAGAAGCTTTTCAGGTGGGCCAGCAAATGGTGGCCGGGGTTGATTCCCCTGGCCGTCATGTGGGGATTTGCGGCCTGGAATAATACCTTACCGGTCGAAGCCGACCTCTCGGCCCGCAGCTCGGCCGCGCTGAAAGGGACCGTTCTGGACAAGACCCGGATCGCGGTCGACGGTCGCGACGTCAGCCTGGTCGCCGACGCCTTCTCCGAGGAGGGGCGCCGCGATGCCGTGACGGCGGTCGAAACCGTCCCCGGCGTGCGCCTGGTCGACGACCGGACCCGCCTTGTTCCCGAGGCCCAGCCGTTCGTCTGGAACGCCGAGCGCGACGTGGTGCGGGTGACGCTGTCGGGCTCCGCGCCCCTGCCGGCGATCAAGGGCCGGCTGACCGAGGCGGCCCGCAAGGAGGTCGGCGGCGCCGAGGTGGCCGACCAGATGGGCCTGGCGCGCGGCGCGCCGCCGCGCTTCGAAGCGGCCGCGATGCTGCTATTGGACCAGATCGGCAAGCTCAAGGACGGCAAGATCACGATCACCGACACCAAGGTCAATCTGTCGGGCATGGCGCGCGAGCTCGGCGGCCGTGAAGCGATCGCAGCCGCGCTGAAGAACCTGCCCGAGGGCTTCTCTGTCGCCGCCAACGACGTCAAGGCGCCGCCCTATATCTTCCAGGCCTACAAGGACCCGGTCGCCGCAACCGTGACGTTGACCGGCTACGTCCCCGACAACACCATCCACGCGGCGATCGCGACCAGCGCCGCGCGAAAATTCTTCACCGAAAAGGTCGTCGACAATCTCAAGGCCAGCCTCGGCGCGCCCGGCTCGTTCAACACCGCCGTGGTCGCAGCGCTCGGCGCGCTGTCACGACTGTCGACCGGCACGCTCGTCGTGTCCGATCGCGAGGTGAAGCTGTCGGGCGATGCGCTCTACGAGGGGGCCGCCAACGACATCCGCGCAGGCCTCGGCAAGGACTTCCCGAAGAACTGGCAATACAAGCCGGAGATCACCGTGAAGCCCGCGGCAGGGCCGGTCGACGGCACCGTGTGCCAGCAATTGTTCACGGACCTGCTGGCCAAGGGCAAGATCCGCTTCGCGCCCAAGCGTGCCGACATCGATCCGGATTCCGCCGCCATCCTCGATCATCTGATCGAGACGGCGCTGCGCTGCCCCACGACGAATGTCGAGGTCGCCGGACACACCGATGCGGATGGCGAGGACGGCTTCAACCGGGCTCTCTCGGAAAAGCGCGCGCAGGCGGTGATCGACTATCTGGTCAAGGCCGGCCTGCCCGCCAGCCGCTTCACCGCGGTCGGCCATGGCAGCACGCAACCCGTTGCCGGCAACGACACCGACGACGACAAGGCGCAGAACCGCCGCATCGAATTTCTGGTGAGGTGA
- a CDS encoding polysaccharide deacetylase family protein, with product MKQLRNNVIRAGLGALYFSGAHHLLRPLLSGVGAIFMLHHVRPASEAAFQPNRHLEVTPEFLRATLCHLRSRDIDIVTMDELHERLVQGRFDRRFAAFTFDDGYRDNLDHALPVLREFNAPLTVYVASDFAEGTGRLWWEALEAVIAKAEQIDVKIGHSALRLDATTPAAKQAAYDRLHDWLRALPGEHDLKREIEALCTAYGVDMAALCRSLCLSWTELKTFAADPLVTIGAHSVSHCNLAKQAEDIAAQELATSRARIEEALERPVLHLAYPYGDREAAGTREFGLAATAGFKTAVTTRPGMLFAENAGQMTALPRVSLNGNYQDARILPVLTSGAATAMWNGFRRIAAA from the coding sequence ATGAAACAACTGCGTAACAACGTCATCCGCGCCGGGCTGGGAGCACTTTACTTCAGCGGGGCGCACCACCTCTTGCGCCCGCTTTTGTCGGGCGTCGGCGCTATTTTCATGCTGCACCACGTGCGGCCGGCCAGCGAGGCCGCGTTCCAGCCGAACCGGCATCTCGAGGTCACCCCCGAATTCCTGCGCGCGACGCTGTGCCATTTGCGCTCCCGCGACATCGACATCGTCACCATGGACGAGCTGCATGAGCGGCTGGTGCAGGGCCGGTTCGACCGCCGCTTCGCCGCCTTCACCTTCGACGACGGCTATCGCGACAATCTGGACCATGCGCTGCCCGTGCTGCGCGAATTCAACGCACCGCTGACGGTCTATGTCGCGAGCGATTTTGCCGAAGGGACCGGACGGCTGTGGTGGGAGGCGCTGGAGGCCGTGATCGCCAAGGCCGAGCAGATCGACGTCAAGATCGGCCATTCCGCGCTGCGGCTCGATGCGACGACGCCCGCGGCCAAGCAGGCCGCGTACGACCGCCTGCACGACTGGCTGCGCGCGCTGCCGGGCGAGCATGACCTCAAGCGAGAGATCGAGGCGCTCTGCACGGCATACGGCGTCGACATGGCCGCGCTGTGCCGCAGCCTCTGCCTGTCCTGGACCGAGCTGAAGACATTTGCAGCCGATCCGCTGGTCACGATCGGCGCGCATAGCGTCAGCCATTGCAATCTCGCCAAGCAGGCGGAAGACATCGCCGCACAGGAGCTGGCCACCAGCCGCGCGCGGATCGAAGAGGCGCTCGAGCGCCCCGTGCTGCATCTCGCTTATCCCTATGGCGACCGCGAAGCCGCAGGCACGCGCGAATTCGGCCTGGCCGCGACGGCCGGCTTCAAGACCGCGGTGACGACGCGGCCCGGCATGCTGTTCGCCGAAAATGCCGGCCAGATGACGGCGCTGCCGCGCGTCTCGCTCAACGGCAACTACCAGGACGCTCGCATCCTGCCGGTGCTGACCTCGGGCGCCGCGACCGCGATGTGGAACGGCTTCCGCCGGATCGCGGCGGCGTAG
- a CDS encoding SDR family NAD(P)-dependent oxidoreductase — protein MFNDLFSLKGRVALVTGGSRGIGKMIAAGFLSAGAAKVYITARKAGPCEATAKELTAQYDGECIALPIDISTIEGCDRLASEIIKLEPKLDILVNNAGAAWGAEFDEFPESGWDKVMDLNVKSLFFLTKALAKPLRAAASAERPAKVINIASVDGIFVNPSETYSYAASKAAVIHLTRRMATKLIKDNINVTAIAPGAFKSDMNRAARDHSDEVAKRIPARRIGSDEDMAGVAIYLASRAGDYVVGNTIAVDGGVVYANAGLEIAG, from the coding sequence ATGTTCAACGACCTGTTCTCGCTCAAAGGCCGCGTCGCGCTGGTGACCGGCGGCTCGCGCGGCATCGGCAAGATGATCGCGGCGGGATTTCTCAGCGCCGGCGCCGCAAAGGTCTACATCACCGCGCGCAAGGCCGGACCGTGCGAGGCGACCGCCAAGGAGCTCACCGCGCAATATGACGGCGAATGCATCGCGCTGCCGATCGACATCTCCACCATCGAAGGCTGCGACCGGCTCGCCTCCGAGATCATCAAGCTGGAGCCGAAGCTCGACATCCTCGTCAACAATGCGGGCGCGGCCTGGGGCGCGGAATTCGACGAATTCCCCGAAAGCGGCTGGGACAAGGTGATGGACCTCAACGTCAAGTCGCTGTTCTTCCTGACCAAGGCGCTGGCGAAGCCGCTGCGCGCGGCCGCAAGCGCGGAACGTCCGGCGAAGGTGATCAATATTGCCTCGGTCGACGGCATCTTCGTCAATCCGAGCGAGACCTATTCCTACGCCGCCAGCAAGGCCGCGGTGATCCATTTAACGCGGCGCATGGCGACCAAGCTGATCAAGGACAATATCAACGTCACCGCGATCGCGCCGGGCGCCTTCAAGTCCGACATGAACCGCGCCGCGCGCGACCATTCCGACGAAGTCGCCAAGCGCATCCCGGCGCGGCGCATCGGAAGCGACGAGGACATGGCGGGGGTGGCGATCTATCTCGCCTCGCGCGCCGGCGATTACGTGGTCGGCAACACCATCGCGGTCGACGGCGGCGTGGTGTATGCGAATGCGGGGCTGGAGATCGCTGGGTAG
- the boxB gene encoding benzoyl-CoA 2,3-epoxidase subunit BoxB — protein MNMNIMNVDYSTKIPNNVNLAEDRQVLKALEGWHPGYMDWWSDMGPEGFQESLVYLRTAYSVDPRGWAKFDYVRMPEYRWGILLAPQEENRVVPFGEHYGEPAWQEVPGEHRAMLRRLIVIQGDTEPASVEQQRHLGKTAPSLYDMRNLFQVNVEEGRHLWAMVYLLQKYFGRDGREEADDLLRRRSGDADAPRMLGAFNEATPDWLSFFMFTYFTDRDGKMQLHSLAQSGFDPLSRTCRFMLTEEAHHMFVGETGITRVVQRTCDAMREAGITDPTDIAKVRALGVIDLPTIQKKLNLHYTLSLDLFGSEVSTNAANAFNAGIKGRYHETQIEDDHQLKNSTYPVLKLINGEIKLVDEPALTALNMRLRDDYSQDCVKGMLRWNKVISTSGYQFQLKLPNVAFHRHIGEFKDVHATPDGILIDDATWAKRKDEWLPSTADGDFITSLMQPVTEQGKYASWISPPKVGIDNKPGDFEYVKIES, from the coding sequence ATGAACATGAACATCATGAACGTCGACTACTCGACCAAGATTCCCAACAACGTCAATCTCGCCGAAGACCGCCAGGTGCTCAAAGCGCTGGAAGGCTGGCATCCCGGCTACATGGACTGGTGGAGCGACATGGGGCCGGAAGGCTTCCAGGAATCGCTGGTTTATTTGCGCACCGCGTATTCGGTCGATCCGCGCGGCTGGGCCAAGTTCGACTATGTCCGCATGCCCGAATATCGCTGGGGCATTCTGCTTGCGCCGCAGGAAGAGAACCGCGTCGTTCCCTTCGGCGAGCATTATGGCGAGCCGGCCTGGCAGGAAGTCCCGGGCGAGCATCGCGCCATGCTGCGCCGCCTGATCGTGATCCAGGGCGACACCGAGCCGGCTTCGGTCGAGCAGCAGCGCCATCTCGGCAAGACCGCGCCCTCGCTCTACGACATGCGCAATCTGTTCCAGGTGAACGTCGAGGAAGGCCGCCATCTCTGGGCGATGGTCTATCTGCTGCAGAAATATTTCGGCCGCGACGGCCGCGAAGAAGCCGATGATCTCCTGCGTCGCCGCTCCGGCGACGCCGACGCGCCGCGCATGCTGGGCGCCTTCAACGAGGCGACGCCGGACTGGCTGTCCTTCTTCATGTTCACCTACTTCACCGACCGCGACGGCAAGATGCAGCTGCACTCGCTGGCGCAGTCCGGCTTCGATCCGCTGTCGCGCACCTGCCGCTTCATGCTGACCGAGGAAGCGCACCACATGTTCGTCGGCGAGACCGGTATCACCCGCGTCGTGCAGCGCACTTGCGACGCGATGCGCGAGGCCGGCATCACCGATCCCACCGACATCGCGAAAGTGCGCGCGCTCGGGGTGATTGACCTGCCGACCATCCAGAAGAAGCTGAACCTGCACTACACGCTGTCACTCGATCTCTTCGGCTCGGAAGTCTCGACCAACGCGGCCAACGCCTTCAACGCCGGCATCAAGGGCCGCTATCACGAGACCCAGATCGAGGACGATCATCAGCTCAAGAACTCAACCTATCCGGTGCTCAAGCTGATCAACGGCGAGATCAAGCTGGTCGACGAGCCCGCGCTGACCGCGCTCAACATGCGCCTGCGCGACGATTACAGCCAGGACTGCGTCAAGGGCATGCTGCGCTGGAACAAGGTGATCTCGACCTCGGGGTATCAGTTCCAGCTCAAGCTGCCCAACGTCGCCTTCCACCGCCACATCGGCGAGTTCAAGGACGTGCATGCGACGCCCGACGGCATTTTGATCGACGACGCCACCTGGGCCAAGCGCAAGGACGAGTGGCTGCCATCGACCGCCGACGGCGACTTCATCACTTCGCTGATGCAGCCCGTCACCGAGCAAGGCAAGTACGCCTCCTGGATCTCGCCGCCGAAAGTCGGCATCGACAACAAGCCGGGCGATTTCGAGTACGTGAAGATCGAGTCGTGA
- the boxC gene encoding 2,3-epoxybenzoyl-CoA dihydrolase, with amino-acid sequence MAGEDRRLAGGATFIDFQTEPSRYKHWKLAVDGDVATLTMDVDENGGLFEGYLLKLNSYDLGVDIELADVVQRLRFEHPEVKVVVMRSAKNRVFCAGANIRMLAGSTHAHKVNFCKFTNETRNGMEDSSENSGQRFITVVNGSAAGGGYELALATDHIILADDGASAVALPEVPLLAVLPGTGGLTRVVDKRKVRRDHADFFCTIEEGVKGKRAVQWRLVDEIAPNSKLEARIAERAREFAGQSKRKGSGKGIALTPLKRVIDENSIRYGFVTVDIDRAARIATISIKAPEAAPPADIDGMMAQDASFWPLQVARELDDAILHLRINELEIAMLVFKSHGDRAHVLAADAFLEANKAHWLVNEIRHYWKRVLKRIDVTSRTLVTLVEPGSCFAGTLAELVFAADRSYMLIGTRQGDNRPPPSIELSAMNFGPYPMSHGLTRLQSRFQADPSDVERAEATLGTSLDAEQAEELGLVTFALDDIDWDDEVRVFLEERASFSPDSLTGMEASLRFVGPETMESKIFARLTAWQNWIFQRPNAVGEEGALRRYGSGQKPKFDMTRV; translated from the coding sequence ATGGCCGGGGAAGATCGGCGCCTCGCAGGCGGCGCGACATTCATCGATTTCCAGACCGAACCGTCCCGCTACAAGCACTGGAAGCTGGCGGTCGATGGCGACGTCGCGACGCTGACCATGGACGTCGACGAGAATGGCGGCCTGTTCGAAGGCTATCTGCTCAAGCTCAACTCTTATGACCTCGGCGTCGACATCGAACTGGCGGACGTGGTCCAGCGCCTGCGCTTCGAGCATCCCGAGGTGAAGGTCGTGGTGATGCGCTCGGCCAAGAACCGCGTGTTCTGCGCTGGCGCCAACATCCGCATGCTCGCGGGCTCCACGCATGCCCACAAGGTGAACTTCTGCAAGTTCACCAACGAGACCCGCAACGGCATGGAAGATTCGTCCGAGAATTCCGGCCAGCGCTTCATCACCGTGGTGAACGGCTCCGCCGCCGGTGGCGGCTATGAGCTGGCGCTCGCGACCGACCACATCATTCTCGCCGACGACGGCGCCTCTGCCGTCGCGCTGCCCGAGGTGCCGCTGCTCGCGGTGCTGCCGGGCACCGGCGGTCTCACCCGCGTCGTCGACAAGCGCAAGGTGCGCCGCGACCACGCCGACTTCTTCTGCACCATCGAGGAAGGCGTGAAGGGCAAGCGCGCCGTGCAATGGCGGCTCGTCGACGAGATCGCGCCGAACTCCAAGCTCGAGGCCAGGATCGCCGAGCGCGCCAGGGAGTTCGCAGGCCAATCGAAGCGCAAGGGCAGCGGCAAGGGTATCGCGTTGACGCCGCTCAAGCGCGTCATCGACGAAAACAGCATCCGTTACGGCTTCGTCACCGTCGACATCGACCGCGCCGCCCGCATCGCTACCATCTCGATCAAGGCCCCCGAAGCTGCGCCGCCCGCCGACATCGACGGCATGATGGCGCAGGACGCCTCGTTCTGGCCGCTGCAAGTGGCGCGCGAGCTCGACGATGCCATCCTGCATCTGCGCATCAACGAGCTAGAGATCGCCATGCTGGTGTTCAAGAGCCATGGCGATCGCGCTCATGTGCTCGCAGCCGATGCCTTCCTCGAAGCCAACAAGGCGCACTGGCTGGTCAACGAGATCAGGCACTACTGGAAGCGCGTGCTCAAGCGCATCGACGTCACCTCGCGCACGCTGGTGACGCTGGTCGAGCCGGGCTCCTGCTTTGCCGGCACGCTCGCCGAGCTCGTCTTCGCCGCCGACCGCTCCTACATGCTGATCGGCACGCGCCAGGGCGACAACCGTCCGCCGCCGTCGATCGAGCTCTCCGCGATGAATTTCGGCCCCTATCCGATGAGCCATGGCCTGACGCGGCTGCAATCGCGCTTCCAGGCCGATCCCTCCGACGTCGAGCGCGCGGAAGCCACGCTCGGCACCAGCCTCGACGCCGAACAGGCCGAGGAGCTCGGCCTCGTCACCTTCGCGCTCGACGACATCGACTGGGACGACGAGGTCCGCGTGTTCCTGGAGGAGCGCGCCAGCTTCTCGCCCGACAGCCTCACCGGCATGGAAGCGAGCCTGCGCTTCGTCGGTCCCGAGACTATGGAATCAAAGATCTTCGCGCGCCTCACGGCGTGGCAGAACTGGATCTTCCAGCGCCCCAACGCGGTCGGCGAGGAAGGCGCGCTGCGTCGCTACGGCAGCGGCCAGAAGCCGAAATTCGATATGACGCGAGTGTAA
- a CDS encoding DUF309 domain-containing protein, with translation MNVPSHVSGPLPWPQWAHVPGETGASDADSETLDMAKALVPSAFRGHVPARHPALRYGLALNDRGYFWEAQEVLEAVWAAAPQGGRERVLLRACIHIANANLRLRMQKSRSAARLFGDALAELRSLNSRKAATGGDGFVESFPVVALIAQLAAKLDRPNLSKADWIALGATVRS, from the coding sequence ATGAATGTGCCTTCACATGTGAGCGGTCCGTTGCCATGGCCGCAATGGGCCCATGTGCCGGGCGAGACCGGCGCGTCCGATGCCGATTCCGAGACGCTGGACATGGCCAAGGCGCTGGTGCCGTCGGCCTTCCGCGGCCACGTGCCGGCGCGGCATCCGGCGCTGCGCTACGGCCTCGCGCTCAACGACCGCGGCTATTTCTGGGAGGCGCAGGAGGTGCTCGAGGCGGTGTGGGCCGCGGCGCCCCAAGGCGGCCGCGAGCGCGTTCTGCTGCGCGCCTGCATCCACATCGCGAACGCGAATTTGCGGCTGCGCATGCAGAAGTCGCGTTCGGCGGCGCGCTTGTTCGGCGATGCGCTGGCGGAGCTGCGCAGCTTGAACTCGCGCAAGGCGGCCACGGGCGGCGACGGCTTCGTCGAGAGTTTTCCGGTCGTGGCCCTGATCGCGCAGCTGGCAGCCAAGCTCGACCGTCCGAACCTCTCCAAGGCGGATTGGATCGCACTCGGAGCGACCGTGCGGTCTTAA
- a CDS encoding alpha/beta fold hydrolase: MTNLSPTGFLSIDGASLECKWLAPQAADAPTIVMLHEGLGSVGLWGDFPERLQQATGAGIFAYSRAGYGQSSPVTLPRPLDYMQREALDVLPKVLDAIGFKRGLLLGHSDGASIAAIYAGSHQDHRLQGVALIAPHFIVEDVSVTSIAAIKTTFETADLRAKLARWHQDVDNAFYGWNGAWLDPKFRDWDISEYLAYIRVPVLILQGANDQYGTLRQLEIAREECYCPVDIKVISEAGHSPHREAPGATLDAIEQFARAALRDDQGLQVHAA, translated from the coding sequence ATGACCAATCTTTCCCCCACCGGCTTCCTCAGCATCGACGGCGCCAGCCTCGAATGCAAATGGCTCGCGCCGCAAGCCGCGGATGCACCCACCATTGTCATGCTGCATGAAGGCCTCGGCTCGGTCGGGCTCTGGGGCGATTTCCCGGAAAGACTTCAGCAAGCCACCGGCGCCGGCATCTTCGCCTATTCGCGCGCGGGCTACGGCCAGTCGAGTCCAGTCACGCTGCCGCGGCCGCTCGATTACATGCAGCGCGAGGCGCTCGACGTGTTGCCGAAAGTGCTCGACGCAATCGGCTTCAAGCGCGGCCTTCTGCTCGGCCATTCCGACGGCGCCTCGATCGCGGCGATCTATGCCGGTTCACACCAGGATCACCGCCTTCAGGGCGTTGCGCTGATCGCACCGCATTTCATCGTCGAGGACGTCTCGGTGACATCCATCGCGGCGATCAAGACGACGTTCGAGACCGCCGACCTCAGGGCGAAACTGGCGCGCTGGCACCAGGACGTCGACAACGCCTTCTACGGCTGGAACGGCGCCTGGCTCGATCCAAAATTCCGCGACTGGGACATCTCCGAATACCTCGCCTATATCCGCGTCCCCGTCCTGATCCTGCAGGGCGCGAACGACCAATATGGGACATTGCGCCAGCTCGAAATCGCCCGGGAAGAGTGCTATTGTCCGGTCGATATTAAAGTCATTTCAGAGGCGGGCCATTCCCCGCATCGTGAAGCGCCGGGGGCGACGCTTGACGCGATTGAGCAATTTGCAAGAGCGGCCCTGCGCGACGATCAGGGACTTCAGGTGCACGCCGCATGA